In the Diospyros lotus cultivar Yz01 chromosome 13, ASM1463336v1, whole genome shotgun sequence genome, AAAGGTAGGGATAGAGGAGAAAAAGATTGGCCTGtcttacatcattttgatgGTAAAGAGGTTTTTTTTtgtggcttttttttttttttttttttttttttgtttttggtggtAGCGCTCATCAGTGAAGATCTAATTCATAGCTAAAACCCAACAAGTGATGAGGTTTTAGTGTTCTGAAACTTTATCGgttgagtttttcaaaatataaaattatctaatCAAGGAGTTTTCACGTATAGTCTCCTTACTTAACATAATATAAGAAAGCATATGAAAACATGATTTTATATTTTCCCACTTCCCAAACACCAAGCTCCATGCAAATTTGAGGCTAAAAGCCTCTTTCATGGCTGATACAATTGCATAACCAAACTCATGTGTATTTTCAACTTTGGACAGTGAAAATGTAGCAGAACAAACTGGcaaaaacttggttttgttCTCTTCCTGTCAAATCCCCAAACAGATCACAGTAAGGAAACAACAAAAACATTTCCAAACATATGCTTCATCCTTCCCAATCCCACCTTCTTCCCAGCAAGAAAGAGGCCATTCTCAAACAAAAAGGTTTACCCCAAAAAGAACCCATTTGGAATCAAAGTTTGCATTTACAGAAGCTTCAAGTAGAGCAACACTGAAATTAAGAGAGTTCTCAGACTGGAACTGAGGCCTCATCAGAGGCAGAATACTCCATGTTTGGAAGATGACCGGTTCTGGAGTCGAGGACCTGAAGCGCCCTGACGACTTCAGGCATCGGTGGCCGCTTCTCCGGCATCACGGACGTGCAGCGGAGGGCCAGGTTGAGAGCTGCCAGCATCTCTTGTTGAGAGGAGTTTGATATCTTGTTGTCAAGAACCTGGAATGCCCCGTTTGATAAGTTGATTTTCCGGCGTACCCATTTGACCAGATCAAGGGGCTCTCCCTCTGATTCTGCCCGCTCTGCCGGCCGGCCGGTCACTAGCTCCAGCAGCACCATGCCGAAGCTGTACGTGTCCATTTGCTCGCTGGCCTTTTTACAGTATCCGCATTCTGCATGAAAGCAATATTGAGAAatatcaaaccttaatttcactATATAGGGCTCCACAATAGTCCCTATTTTTGGCTTTTGATCGAGTGGGACCCCAAAGTAGAGATCAAAATGAAGAGATTTGACGGTACAGTGAAAGTGAAAGGTAGCCTATGAGAACTTGAACTATAGCCAACGTTGGTTAGTTATGTGTCGAATCTAAAGCTAGCCATGAGTAGTCACAACAGCAGCACGTCAACTATATGAAGTCTTTCTAGCTTGGCGatcatctctatctatgacCATATCGGGTTCAAAGTTAGCTTTGATTACTAAAATGTTAAGGTGGAGTAGGTTCGACTAACATTGTCAAGCAAGTTTCATTCCCATATTAGTAACCAGTTGAGAGCAATGTGAAGCAAATTTCAAGTTAATTCGGGAGAAAATTAAAGGGCAAAGCCTATACCTGGAGCCATATAACAGGACACACCAGGTTCTGATGCCAACGAAGACTGAAATGCAGCTTCACCCACGATCCGATCAAGAGCAAAATCTGTGAGTTTAGCCTCCAAATCTGCATCCAAAACAATATTGGTCGATTTGATATTCCGGTGCAGTATGTGAGGGACATAATCCTTGTGAAGGTAAGCTAATCCCTGAGCAATTCCAATGGCAATCCTCAATCTAGCACTCCATGGCAGCCTAAAATCCGGCCTGTTGATCAAGTCCCCGAGGCTTCCCTTCTGTAAGTACTCGTAAATCAGAAATATAGCGTCGTCAGAATGGCAGAAGCCCAGAATTTTAGCCACATTCTTGTGCCTGATCTTGGCCAGTGTCTTGATCTCAGCCTTGAGAACTTTGGAAGATTGGCTTCCAAAGTTAACTATCTTCTTCACAGCAACAAGTTCACCACTTGGCAGGGCTACAATGTGGACTCTACCTAAGACTCCCCTGCTTCCAGCAGCTGTCTTCTCATCCATGGCGGTCACCAAGTCGTGCTCAGTGATCCTAAGAGGGTAAAAGAAGACCGAGCGCCAAGTGCGGGGTTTTGATCCTGGCTTGGAGGATCGAAATCGAATCACATAGAACCCAACAGCAAGAATCAGTATTCCAACAGATAAGCCTACAGAGATGAGGGCACATGCCAGTTTCGATATCCCAGACATTTTAGGACTTGGCTTGCCATCACTGCACCGATCGGGAAGCCCCGGCCCACAAAGGCCGGGATTTCCCTGCAGATAGGAGGCCGGAAGGCCAGAAATGAGGGACGATGGAACGATGCCTGACAGCTGGTTGAAGGACACATTGAAGAGGGCTAGCTTCAGGTTCTGAAGCTCCAGCGGGATTGGACCGGTGAGATTATTGTCCGAGAGATCGAGGTAAGTAAGCACTGGCAATTCAGCAAGTGATGGGGGAATTTCCCCCTTTAGGCTGTTGTCAGCCAGAGACAATGAGACTAATTTCCTGCATTTTCTCAGCTCCGGAATGGGGCCGGAAAGAGAATTGTGGGACAGATTGATGATGCTCATAACAGGGGAATCACAAAAATTAGGAGGGATTTGGCCATGGAAGTTATTAAGAGAAGCAGAGAACCTATACAAGCTCTTAACCATTCCAAAACCCTGGGGAATATTACCAGTAAAGCTGTTGTTATCGATCTGAACTTGCTCCAACTGACCGGCCATGGAGATTGAATCCGGTATCTCGCCGGAGAACTGATTGTTTTCCGCCCGGACGAGCCTGATCTTGGGCAAAGACCACAACCCATTTGGGAAATCCCCGGAAAACGCATTGTTCTGAACCTGAAACCTCTCGAGACTCAAGCATTCATCCATGGAGTTTCCGGGTATGGCGCCATTGAAGAAATTCGTGG is a window encoding:
- the LOC127789261 gene encoding probably inactive leucine-rich repeat receptor-like protein kinase At5g06940; its protein translation is MAASTAALVLFLSLTFSSVFVLSSSGLSESDILLAFKDSIDDPLNYLSSWSGTQRTHYCNWTGVSCSASLSVSSLTLRGLNLSGEISSSICELPNLATLDLAGNLFNKPIPLHLSASCGSLEVFNVSNNLIWGTIPDQISQFGSLKVLDLSNNHVEGKIPEGIGSLKKLQVLNLANNLLSSNLPLVFGNFTELLTLDLSQNPFLVSEIPADIGRLNKLRNLRLQNSGFNGSIPESFLGLVSLEILDLSQNNLTGQIPLKLGFSLGKLVSFDVSQNKLSGPFPSGICNAKALRNLALPTNFFNGAIPGNSMDECLSLERFQVQNNAFSGDFPNGLWSLPKIRLVRAENNQFSGEIPDSISMAGQLEQVQIDNNSFTGNIPQGFGMVKSLYRFSASLNNFHGQIPPNFCDSPVMSIINLSHNSLSGPIPELRKCRKLVSLSLADNSLKGEIPPSLAELPVLTYLDLSDNNLTGPIPLELQNLKLALFNVSFNQLSGIVPSSLISGLPASYLQGNPGLCGPGLPDRCSDGKPSPKMSGISKLACALISVGLSVGILILAVGFYVIRFRSSKPGSKPRTWRSVFFYPLRITEHDLVTAMDEKTAAGSRGVLGRVHIVALPSGELVAVKKIVNFGSQSSKVLKAEIKTLAKIRHKNVAKILGFCHSDDAIFLIYEYLQKGSLGDLINRPDFRLPWSARLRIAIGIAQGLAYLHKDYVPHILHRNIKSTNIVLDADLEAKLTDFALDRIVGEAAFQSSLASEPGVSCYMAPECGYCKKASEQMDTYSFGMVLLELVTGRPAERAESEGEPLDLVKWVRRKINLSNGAFQVLDNKISNSSQQEMLAALNLALRCTSVMPEKRPPMPEVVRALQVLDSRTGHLPNMEYSASDEASVPV